In Croceicoccus sp. Ery15, a genomic segment contains:
- a CDS encoding replication-associated recombination protein A, giving the protein MTDLFADDEAAQTPPDAIAPDAPLADRLRPANLGEVIGQEHLTGPEGAIGRMVEAGRLTSMILWGPPGTGKTSIARLLADSVGMRFAAVSAVFSGVADLKKAFAEAEAMQKAGKRTLLFVDEIHRFNRAQQDGFLPFVERGTVTLVGATTENPSFALNAALLSRAQVLILHRLDAEALAKLLDRAEALTERPLPLDADARAALVASADGDGRFLLNQAETLYAARIDAPLTPAALGQFLQRRVAVYDKDRDGHYNLISALHKSLRGSDPQAALYYLARMLTAGEEPLYVLRRLVRFASEDIGLADPQALVQCLAAKDAYDFLGSPEGELAIVQACLYCATAPKSNAAYKAQKAAFKSARETGSLMPPANILNAPTKLMKDVGYGKDYAYDHDAADGFSGAHYWPEGMEAQDYYQPVPRGFERQVIERMEWWAKKRAERGG; this is encoded by the coding sequence ATGACCGACCTTTTTGCCGACGACGAAGCAGCGCAAACCCCGCCCGACGCCATCGCCCCCGATGCGCCGCTGGCCGACCGGTTGCGCCCCGCGAATCTGGGCGAAGTGATCGGCCAGGAGCATCTGACCGGCCCCGAAGGCGCGATCGGGCGCATGGTAGAGGCCGGACGGCTGACCAGCATGATCCTGTGGGGCCCGCCCGGCACGGGCAAGACCAGCATCGCGCGCCTGCTGGCCGATAGCGTGGGCATGCGCTTTGCCGCCGTCAGCGCGGTATTTTCGGGCGTGGCCGATCTGAAAAAGGCCTTTGCCGAAGCCGAGGCGATGCAAAAGGCGGGAAAACGCACGCTGCTCTTCGTGGACGAGATTCACCGCTTCAACCGCGCGCAGCAGGACGGGTTTCTGCCCTTTGTCGAACGCGGCACGGTTACGCTGGTCGGCGCAACGACCGAAAACCCCAGCTTTGCGCTAAATGCCGCCTTGCTCAGCCGCGCACAGGTGCTGATCCTGCACCGGCTGGACGCAGAAGCGCTGGCGAAACTGCTCGACCGTGCAGAGGCACTGACGGAACGTCCCCTGCCCCTTGATGCCGATGCCCGCGCCGCATTGGTCGCCAGCGCCGACGGCGACGGGCGTTTCCTGCTCAATCAGGCGGAAACGCTCTATGCCGCAAGGATCGACGCCCCGCTGACCCCCGCCGCGCTTGGCCAGTTCCTGCAACGCCGCGTCGCCGTTTACGACAAGGACCGCGACGGACATTACAACCTGATCAGCGCCCTGCACAAAAGCCTGCGCGGATCGGACCCGCAGGCCGCGCTCTATTACCTCGCCCGCATGCTGACGGCGGGAGAGGAACCGCTTTACGTGCTGCGCCGCCTCGTCCGTTTTGCGAGCGAAGATATCGGCCTCGCCGATCCTCAGGCGCTGGTCCAGTGTCTTGCCGCCAAGGATGCGTATGATTTCCTCGGCAGTCCCGAAGGCGAACTCGCCATCGTGCAAGCGTGCCTCTATTGCGCGACCGCACCCAAATCGAACGCAGCTTACAAGGCGCAGAAGGCCGCGTTCAAAAGTGCGCGCGAAACGGGCAGCCTGATGCCGCCCGCCAACATCCTCAATGCTCCGACAAAGCTGATGAAGGATGTCGGCTATGGCAAGGACTACGCCTATGACCACGATGCGGCCGACGGGTTTTCGGGCGCGCATTACTGGCCCGAGGGGATGGAGGCGCAGGATTATTACCAGCCCGTCCCGCGCGGTTTCGAACGGCAAGTGATCGAGCGGATGGAGTGGTGGGCGAAGAAGCGCGCTGAACGGGGCGGCTGA
- a CDS encoding PadR family transcriptional regulator: MKFEKQMGGRNRDARNMDVERTGRRGGRGGGRGGGRGERAGPWGDGPFGSGPWGKGFGDDFGDRVPRGRGSRMGRGPGIGEGFGEGRGRGRGKRIFGHGQLRLVLLELIGKQERHGYELIKAIEELTGGRYAPSPGAVYPTLSMLADEGLIAEAAGHEDSAKKPFTLTEEGQTALAAEADKVEKILSRLAAMNEGEARESPPIRRAIGNLLMATRNRAQAEGFSDQTAHDIAAILDEAAGRIERL, encoded by the coding sequence ATGAAGTTTGAAAAGCAAATGGGCGGCCGCAATCGGGATGCCCGCAATATGGATGTCGAGCGCACGGGTCGTCGCGGTGGACGCGGCGGCGGACGGGGCGGTGGACGGGGCGAACGCGCCGGTCCCTGGGGCGACGGTCCGTTCGGTTCCGGCCCGTGGGGCAAAGGCTTTGGCGATGATTTCGGCGATCGCGTTCCCCGCGGGCGTGGTAGCCGGATGGGTCGTGGCCCCGGAATCGGCGAGGGCTTCGGCGAAGGGCGTGGTCGCGGACGCGGCAAGCGGATCTTTGGCCATGGCCAGCTGCGGCTGGTGCTGCTGGAGCTGATCGGCAAGCAGGAGCGCCACGGCTACGAGCTGATCAAGGCGATCGAGGAACTGACCGGCGGACGTTATGCGCCCAGTCCCGGTGCGGTCTATCCCACCCTGTCCATGCTGGCCGACGAAGGGTTGATTGCCGAGGCTGCCGGGCATGAGGACAGCGCGAAAAAGCCGTTCACCCTGACCGAAGAAGGCCAGACCGCGCTGGCCGCAGAGGCGGACAAGGTCGAGAAAATCCTTTCTCGCCTTGCCGCCATGAACGAAGGCGAAGCGCGCGAAAGCCCGCCGATCCGCCGCGCCATCGGCAATTTGCTGATGGCCACCCGCAACCGTGCGCAGGCCGAGGGTTTCTCCGACCAGACCGCGCACGACATTGCCGCCATTCTTGACGAGGCGGCGGGCCGGATCGAGCGGCTTTAA
- a CDS encoding glycosyltransferase family 1 protein, with product MNGLRIALFSGNYNYVRDGANQALNRLVGYLLRQGCDVRVYAPKVNNPAFEPTGELVGIPAMPIPGRSEYRFPLALSSAVKKDLGRFAPHVLHVSSPDIAAHGAVRWARARGIPVLASVHTRFETYPRYYNMGFVEPALVAGLRRFYNRCDALVAPSESMVELLKQQGMNDDVSLWTRGVDRTIFSPAARDLAWRQSLGIGNDERVIGFLGRLVMEKGLDVFTDACAELIRRGVAHRVLVIGEGPAREWFEQRLRGGVFVGHQTGEGLGRAVASMDMLFNPSVTETFGNVTLEAMACALPVVAAAATGSESLVRDGVSGRLVKPGDIGGFADALEAYCSDTALAAKHGKAGEARAEEFGWDRINSAVLDTYRRLLAAKG from the coding sequence ATGAATGGGCTGCGCATCGCGCTGTTCAGCGGCAATTACAATTACGTGCGCGACGGCGCGAACCAGGCGCTGAACCGGCTGGTCGGCTATTTGCTGCGACAGGGTTGCGACGTGCGGGTCTATGCGCCCAAGGTGAACAATCCCGCCTTTGAACCGACGGGCGAGCTGGTAGGCATTCCCGCCATGCCCATCCCGGGCCGCAGCGAATATCGCTTTCCGCTGGCGCTGTCTTCGGCGGTGAAGAAGGATCTGGGCCGGTTCGCGCCGCATGTGCTGCATGTCTCCAGCCCCGATATCGCTGCCCATGGCGCGGTGCGCTGGGCCCGTGCGCGCGGTATTCCGGTGCTGGCATCGGTGCATACGCGGTTCGAAACCTATCCGCGCTATTACAATATGGGTTTTGTCGAACCCGCGTTGGTGGCGGGTCTGCGGCGGTTCTATAACCGCTGCGACGCGCTGGTCGCGCCGTCGGAATCGATGGTCGAACTGTTGAAACAGCAGGGCATGAACGACGATGTCTCGCTGTGGACGCGGGGCGTGGATCGCACGATTTTCTCGCCCGCCGCGCGCGATCTGGCTTGGCGGCAGTCGCTGGGCATCGGCAATGACGAACGTGTGATCGGCTTCCTTGGCCGGCTGGTCATGGAAAAGGGGCTGGACGTGTTTACCGATGCCTGCGCCGAACTGATCCGGCGCGGCGTGGCGCACAGGGTGCTGGTCATCGGCGAAGGGCCTGCGCGCGAATGGTTCGAACAACGGCTGCGGGGCGGCGTATTCGTCGGGCACCAGACCGGCGAGGGTCTGGGCCGCGCGGTTGCGTCGATGGACATGCTGTTCAATCCTTCGGTGACCGAGACATTCGGCAATGTCACGCTGGAGGCGATGGCCTGCGCCTTGCCCGTGGTCGCGGCGGCGGCAACGGGCAGCGAAAGCCTGGTGCGCGACGGCGTGTCGGGACGGCTGGTAAAACCGGGCGACATCGGCGGCTTTGCCGATGCGCTGGAAGCCTATTGCAGCGATACGGCACTGGCCGCAAAGCATGGCAAGGCGGGAGAGGCGCGGGCCGAGGAATTCGGCTGGGACCGGATCAATTCCGCCGTGCTCGACACCTATCGCCGCTTGCTCGCGGCGAAGGGCTGA
- a CDS encoding type II secretion system protein N, producing the protein MLWWLLAIGIVIAAVRLLWMIVTPVSPLGDWRPASVRVMPDGARSALMRGFDPFNRTPPQIMAEAGPVETITDLPLTVYGIRYNAATGAGTAIIADNDGEQNIFRIGEEVSPGVTLSALEFDHVVLSRGGARELLYLDQSQPAPSIQPSVRPSLRPEPAGGEAQNPITASELRSGVSFAPSGQGGNFAGMAVSPAGDGSVFRAVGLRDGDIVVAMGGQRISSPAQAAQLSGAFAPGSQVSLTVRRDGREVPVNITVAP; encoded by the coding sequence GTGCTATGGTGGCTGCTGGCCATCGGCATCGTGATCGCCGCCGTGCGCTTGCTGTGGATGATCGTAACGCCGGTATCGCCGCTGGGCGACTGGCGTCCGGCCAGCGTGCGGGTGATGCCCGATGGCGCGCGCAGTGCATTGATGCGCGGGTTCGATCCGTTCAACCGTACGCCCCCGCAGATCATGGCAGAGGCGGGGCCGGTAGAGACGATCACCGATCTGCCGCTGACCGTGTATGGCATACGGTACAACGCGGCGACGGGCGCGGGCACCGCGATCATCGCGGACAACGATGGCGAGCAGAATATCTTCCGCATCGGCGAGGAAGTGTCGCCGGGCGTGACGCTCAGCGCGCTGGAATTCGACCATGTCGTGCTCAGCCGCGGCGGCGCGCGCGAATTGCTTTACCTCGATCAGTCGCAGCCGGCGCCTTCGATCCAGCCTTCGGTTCGGCCGTCACTGCGGCCTGAACCTGCCGGTGGCGAGGCGCAGAACCCGATTACGGCCAGCGAATTGCGCAGCGGCGTTTCGTTTGCCCCCTCGGGACAGGGCGGCAATTTCGCCGGCATGGCGGTATCGCCCGCGGGCGACGGCAGCGTGTTTCGCGCCGTCGGCCTGCGCGACGGCGATATCGTGGTGGCCATGGGCGGACAGCGCATCAGCTCTCCTGCACAGGCCGCGCAGCTTTCGGGCGCGTTCGCGCCCGGTTCGCAAGTTTCCCTCACCGTCCGGCGCGACGGGCGCGAGGTTCCGGTCAATATAACGGTGGCACCCTAA
- the gspD gene encoding type II secretion system secretin GspD, with protein MRVFNQALAAALTSTIAICASVTPAHAQYVLNMRDADVRTFVADAAQVTGRTFIVDGRVNQKISVVSDRPLTRSEYFEVFLSTLRANGLVAVPTSDGAFRIQPAANAASQPSRVGSQGAPGNQMVTDVVRLGAVEAEQAVNTLKPLVSPEGSITANRAGNSLVIVDYADNLRRIRALLKQIDTDNSATEMIALNHAGAREIAAALTELVPQGQGGGGSLASVVAVDSSNSLLLRGERETLNRLSGMARELDNRAAAGSEIKVIWLDYADAGAMVAMLEKLIGGSGSYTAPSTETVRRTSGLSTMGTEGGQTTPVAGGNASADGNLGGGVIELSGGRGTAVITRYPGANAIVISAPVNIQRQMAELVRQLDVRQDQVLVEAIIVEISDSVAKELGLQFLIGGEDVPFAITNFTNVAPNIIDIAGGLLADRFDETTTVINGDTVTTSTNSSVSDMLRENAAQAVLGTSGGLGGYATKFGGDNYLGVLINAVEEDSDSNILSTPHLTTNDNVPASILFGQEIPISTGEALSDNFDNAFRTIQRQNVGISLDVTPQINAGDEIKLNLRQEVSSIAGPVSNDFNELIINKREIATTVTVGNGEILVLGGLLDDNERKTIHKVPLLGDIPVIGELFKSRGKSHVKTNLMVFIRPTILRTAADRQRVTAQRYGAIRTAQQNFDPDRQPAIDQLVIDYLGAVPPTMPVTPADTVITPAGTVQQPAPVVQQPVVQPTPVPASTAGQ; from the coding sequence ATGCGTGTTTTCAATCAGGCGCTTGCCGCCGCTCTTACCTCTACCATCGCGATCTGCGCCAGCGTGACGCCTGCCCATGCGCAATATGTGCTGAACATGCGCGATGCCGATGTGCGCACCTTTGTCGCCGATGCGGCGCAGGTGACGGGGCGGACCTTTATCGTCGACGGGCGTGTGAACCAGAAGATTTCGGTCGTCTCCGACCGTCCGCTGACCCGCAGCGAATATTTCGAGGTTTTCCTGTCGACCCTGCGCGCCAACGGTCTGGTCGCGGTGCCGACTTCGGATGGCGCGTTCCGCATCCAGCCCGCCGCCAATGCCGCATCGCAGCCCAGCCGCGTAGGCAGCCAGGGCGCGCCGGGCAACCAGATGGTCACCGATGTGGTCCGTCTTGGCGCGGTAGAGGCCGAGCAGGCGGTCAACACGCTGAAACCTCTGGTCAGCCCCGAGGGTTCGATCACTGCCAATCGCGCGGGCAATTCGCTGGTCATCGTCGATTATGCCGATAATCTGCGCCGCATCCGCGCGCTGTTGAAACAGATCGATACCGACAATAGCGCGACCGAAATGATCGCGCTGAACCATGCGGGTGCGCGCGAAATCGCGGCGGCGCTGACAGAGCTGGTGCCGCAAGGGCAGGGCGGCGGCGGTTCGCTGGCCAGCGTGGTCGCGGTCGACAGTTCCAATTCGCTGCTGCTGCGCGGAGAGCGCGAGACGCTGAACCGCCTGTCGGGCATGGCGCGCGAGCTGGACAATCGCGCGGCCGCGGGCAGCGAGATCAAGGTGATCTGGCTGGATTACGCCGATGCGGGCGCGATGGTCGCCATGCTGGAAAAGCTGATCGGCGGATCGGGCAGCTATACCGCGCCGTCGACCGAAACGGTGCGCCGCACCAGCGGGCTTTCGACCATGGGCACCGAAGGCGGGCAGACCACACCTGTTGCAGGCGGCAATGCCAGCGCCGACGGCAATCTGGGCGGCGGCGTGATCGAATTGTCGGGCGGGCGCGGCACGGCGGTCATCACCCGATACCCCGGTGCCAATGCCATCGTCATTTCGGCCCCCGTCAATATCCAGCGCCAGATGGCCGAACTGGTGCGCCAGCTGGACGTGCGGCAGGATCAGGTTCTGGTCGAGGCGATCATCGTCGAGATTTCGGATTCGGTTGCCAAGGAACTGGGCCTGCAATTCCTGATCGGCGGAGAGGACGTGCCCTTTGCCATCACCAATTTCACCAATGTGGCACCCAATATCATCGATATCGCGGGCGGCCTGCTGGCCGACCGTTTCGACGAGACGACGACGGTGATCAACGGCGATACCGTCACCACCAGCACCAATAGCAGCGTGTCCGACATGCTGCGCGAAAACGCGGCGCAGGCGGTGCTGGGCACCAGTGGCGGTCTGGGCGGCTATGCCACCAAGTTCGGCGGCGACAATTACCTTGGCGTGCTGATCAACGCGGTGGAGGAGGATTCGGATTCGAACATCCTGTCCACCCCGCATCTGACCACGAACGATAATGTGCCCGCGTCGATCCTGTTCGGTCAGGAAATCCCGATCTCGACCGGCGAGGCGCTGTCCGATAATTTCGACAATGCCTTCCGCACGATCCAGCGCCAGAACGTGGGCATTTCGCTGGATGTCACCCCGCAGATCAACGCCGGGGACGAGATCAAGCTGAACCTGCGGCAGGAAGTCTCCTCGATCGCGGGGCCGGTCTCCAACGATTTCAACGAGCTTATCATCAACAAGCGCGAGATTGCGACCACCGTCACCGTCGGCAATGGCGAGATTCTGGTGCTGGGCGGATTGCTTGACGATAACGAGCGCAAGACGATCCACAAGGTGCCGTTGCTGGGCGATATTCCGGTGATCGGCGAATTGTTCAAATCGCGCGGGAAAAGCCATGTGAAGACCAATCTGATGGTCTTTATCCGCCCGACCATCCTGCGCACCGCCGCCGACCGGCAGCGCGTGACCGCGCAGCGTTACGGCGCGATCCGCACCGCGCAGCAGAATTTCGATCCCGACCGTCAGCCCGCGATCGACCAGCTGGTTATCGATTATCTGGGGGCAGTGCCGCCAACGATGCCGGTAACGCCTGCCGATACGGTGATCACGCCCGCCGGAACGGTGCAGCAGCCTGCACCCGTCGTTCAGCAGCCGGTGGTGCAGCCGACGCCCGTTCCTGCCTCCACCGCAGGCCAGTAA
- a CDS encoding GspE/PulE family protein: MAFAGAESVAAERSAPALSYAEARDHGVLLVEGEGGAHLAMRSSADPLVLLDLRRRFGRPLRVEKVEPQRFEALLAETYGDAGSLAADSMGFEASGDTELMGLPSAEDLLDSADDAPAIRLINGLIAQGLREGASDIHVEPYEQALVVRFREDGVLVEKLRMPPHVAPVLVSRIKVMARLDIAERRVPQDGRIGLSLAGKLVDVRVSTLPNRAGERVVLRLLDKDNAGLSLKDLGLDEKAGEVLERALKEPNGIVLVTGPTGSGKTTTLYAGLRRLNDGQRNILTVEDPVEYAVDGVGQTQVNAKVGLDFAAGLRAILRQDPDVVMVGEIRDKETADIAVQASLTGHLVLSTVHTNDSVGAITRMRDMGVEPFLLASTLRGVIAQRLVRRLCPHCKREAAIDPALGAILGIKPDRTVYEPEGCKQCGETGYAGRIGVYEAVRVDETIRRMIHENADEERIADYAFGKTADGKRRGQRLARAARRLVLAGVTSAAEAARVARREDEQG, from the coding sequence ATGGCGTTCGCCGGTGCCGAAAGCGTGGCGGCGGAACGCAGCGCGCCCGCGCTCTCCTATGCCGAGGCGCGCGATCATGGCGTATTGCTGGTCGAGGGGGAGGGTGGCGCGCATCTGGCCATGCGCAGTTCCGCCGATCCGCTGGTGCTGCTGGATTTGCGCCGCCGTTTCGGGCGGCCCCTGCGGGTCGAGAAGGTGGAGCCGCAGCGTTTTGAGGCGTTGCTGGCCGAAACCTATGGCGATGCCGGTTCGCTGGCCGCCGACAGTATGGGGTTCGAGGCGAGCGGCGACACCGAGCTGATGGGCCTGCCGAGCGCGGAGGATCTGCTCGACAGCGCGGACGATGCGCCTGCGATCCGGCTGATCAACGGGCTGATCGCGCAAGGGCTGCGCGAGGGCGCGTCGGACATTCATGTCGAGCCATACGAACAGGCGCTGGTCGTCCGTTTCCGCGAAGACGGCGTTCTGGTCGAGAAATTGCGCATGCCCCCGCATGTCGCCCCCGTGCTGGTCAGCCGCATCAAGGTGATGGCGCGGCTGGATATTGCCGAACGCCGCGTGCCGCAGGACGGGCGCATCGGCCTGTCGCTGGCGGGCAAGCTGGTCGACGTGCGCGTCTCCACCCTGCCGAACCGCGCGGGCGAGCGCGTGGTGCTGCGCCTGCTCGACAAGGATAATGCGGGGCTGTCGCTCAAAGATCTCGGCCTCGACGAAAAAGCGGGCGAGGTGCTGGAACGCGCATTGAAAGAGCCCAATGGCATCGTGCTGGTCACCGGCCCCACCGGATCGGGCAAGACGACGACGCTTTATGCCGGTCTGCGGCGGTTGAACGACGGTCAGCGTAATATCCTGACTGTGGAAGACCCTGTGGAATATGCTGTGGACGGGGTGGGGCAAACGCAGGTCAACGCCAAGGTCGGGCTCGACTTCGCGGCGGGGCTGCGCGCGATCCTGCGGCAGGACCCCGACGTGGTGATGGTCGGCGAAATCCGCGACAAGGAAACCGCCGATATCGCGGTGCAGGCCTCGCTGACGGGCCATCTGGTGCTGTCCACCGTGCACACCAATGACAGCGTCGGCGCGATCACGCGCATGCGCGACATGGGCGTCGAACCATTCCTGCTGGCCAGCACCTTGCGCGGCGTCATCGCGCAGCGTCTGGTCCGCCGCCTGTGCCCGCATTGCAAGCGCGAGGCGGCGATCGATCCGGCACTGGGCGCGATCCTTGGCATCAAGCCGGACAGGACCGTCTATGAACCGGAGGGCTGCAAGCAATGCGGCGAAACCGGCTATGCGGGCCGTATCGGCGTGTACGAGGCAGTGCGCGTGGACGAGACGATCCGCCGCATGATCCACGAAAACGCGGACGAGGAGCGGATTGCCGATTACGCATTCGGCAAGACCGCCGACGGCAAGCGGCGCGGCCAGCGCCTTGCCCGCGCGGCAAGGCGGCTGGTGCTGGCGGGCGTGACCTCTGCCGCCGAGGCCGCCCGCGTCGCAAGGCGTGAGGACGAGCAGGGATAA
- the gspF gene encoding type II secretion system inner membrane protein GspF, giving the protein MAKYAYLAVDPQGRERRGAVDAASTGAAREALAKKRWHVLSVEEKSAAAAPVKAGGFNLPMIGRKLTTKQLSLFTRQLASLMMVSPLEEALRTISRQTEKDKARAILSNVHAGIVEGQPLAEALRREEASFPPVYRAMIAAGENSGSLPSIAERLADSLESQAEIRGKIIAALAYPIILSLVAVAVVTGLMVSVVPRVVEQFDNASRQLPLLTRIVIVVSEFLSAWWWVLALLIALCILGFLRALKSPAFKLRFDTLLLKTPFIGRLIRDMHAAALARTLSTMIAARLPLVDGLRLASRTVHNSVQRRALEGITEKVRAGTSLSTAMREAATFPPLLVYLAASGEAAGQLGPMLERAGEYLEREFASFTAAAMALLEPAIIILMGAVVATIILAILLPILQLQELTGL; this is encoded by the coding sequence ATGGCGAAATACGCCTATCTCGCGGTCGATCCGCAGGGGCGCGAAAGGCGCGGGGCGGTGGATGCCGCCTCGACCGGGGCCGCGCGCGAGGCATTGGCGAAAAAGCGCTGGCATGTGCTGAGCGTTGAGGAGAAATCGGCTGCGGCCGCGCCAGTTAAGGCGGGCGGTTTCAACCTGCCGATGATAGGCCGCAAGCTGACAACCAAGCAATTGTCGCTTTTCACTCGGCAGCTTGCCTCGCTGATGATGGTCAGCCCGCTGGAAGAGGCATTGCGCACGATCAGCCGCCAGACCGAAAAGGACAAGGCGCGCGCGATCCTGTCGAACGTGCACGCCGGCATCGTCGAAGGGCAGCCGCTGGCCGAAGCGCTGAGGCGCGAGGAAGCGAGCTTTCCCCCCGTCTATCGCGCGATGATCGCGGCGGGCGAGAATTCGGGAAGCCTGCCATCGATTGCCGAGCGTCTGGCCGACAGCCTTGAATCGCAGGCCGAGATCAGGGGCAAGATCATCGCCGCGCTCGCCTATCCGATCATCCTGTCGCTGGTCGCCGTGGCCGTGGTGACGGGGTTGATGGTCTCGGTCGTGCCGCGCGTGGTCGAACAATTTGACAATGCCTCGCGCCAGTTGCCGCTGCTGACGCGGATCGTGATCGTGGTGTCGGAATTCCTGTCGGCATGGTGGTGGGTTCTGGCCCTGCTGATCGCGCTGTGCATCCTCGGCTTTCTGCGTGCGCTGAAAAGCCCTGCGTTCAAGCTGCGGTTTGATACGCTGCTGTTGAAGACACCCTTTATCGGGCGGCTGATCCGTGACATGCATGCGGCTGCATTGGCGCGCACGCTGTCCACCATGATCGCCGCGCGCCTGCCGCTGGTTGACGGGCTGCGCCTTGCCAGCCGGACGGTACATAATTCGGTGCAGCGCCGCGCATTGGAAGGGATTACCGAAAAGGTGCGCGCGGGCACGTCGCTTTCCACCGCCATGCGCGAGGCGGCGACTTTTCCGCCGCTGCTCGTCTATCTCGCCGCCAGCGGAGAGGCGGCGGGACAGCTTGGCCCGATGCTGGAACGCGCGGGCGAATATCTTGAGCGTGAGTTCGCCAGCTTTACCGCGGCGGCGATGGCGCTGCTGGAACCTGCTATCATCATATTGATGGGCGCGGTGGTCGCGACGATCATCCTCGCCATCCTTCTTCCCATCCTGCAATTGCAGGAACTGACCGGACTGTAA
- the gspG gene encoding type II secretion system major pseudopilin GspG has protein sequence MTETETPNPISQTARKKRRKNGFSLVELMVVLFIIGLLASVVIINVLPSQDKAMRVKAEADISTLNQALEMYRLDTATYPGAADGLTALVTPPADLMMPQNYRSGGYIKELPSDPWGRPYQYRVPGSNGKPFDVYSLGADGQPGGDGENADIIG, from the coding sequence ATGACCGAGACCGAAACCCCCAACCCGATATCGCAGACCGCCCGCAAGAAGCGCCGCAAGAACGGCTTTTCGCTGGTCGAACTGATGGTGGTGCTGTTCATCATCGGCCTGCTGGCCAGCGTCGTCATCATCAATGTGCTGCCCAGCCAGGACAAGGCGATGCGCGTGAAAGCCGAAGCGGATATCTCCACGCTGAACCAGGCGCTGGAAATGTACCGGCTCGACACCGCGACCTATCCGGGGGCGGCCGACGGGCTGACCGCGCTGGTCACGCCGCCCGCCGATCTGATGATGCCGCAGAACTACCGTTCGGGCGGCTATATCAAGGAACTGCCCAGCGACCCGTGGGGCCGCCCCTATCAATATCGCGTGCCGGGCAGCAATGGTAAGCCGTTCGACGTCTATTCGCTGGGGGCCGATGGCCAGCCCGGCGGCGATGGCGAGAATGCGGACATCATCGGCTGA
- the gspL gene encoding type II secretion system protein GspL — translation MARFSQPLPDDGDRAAGLIVLLGDQPRDAWRWWRVSSTDAGGAGLESEHSYTPGADAPWGDVDGARVVALVPAVGAPVRIAPRGDMPAAQAVAAARLAPAGLSGAGPAHMAAAAEGDHVLSCRAAQHDMDVWLAELAAAGLDADALVPAALVLPAADEGVVQGEIGGQMLARSRDAAFAGEPELIDALAAGGVRRELAPDALAARLAEIWREPPLNLRQGAYARPRVSFFRLPDWAGLARMAAVLALLGFLILAVEIVRLELDSKALEDKALAAAQQRFPAVTDLASAEAQVNAELLRRGAGGASFGAVTSAVFAAMQPLPDVQLRSLSWQGNGTLAIRAAAPRVEDINTMLIALQADGWEVTVPPETAPDATGATVVDITVRNP, via the coding sequence ATGGCGCGCTTTTCCCAACCGCTTCCCGATGATGGCGACCGCGCGGCAGGGCTGATCGTCCTGCTGGGCGATCAGCCGCGCGATGCATGGCGCTGGTGGCGGGTGTCCTCCACCGATGCGGGCGGCGCGGGGTTGGAGAGCGAGCATAGCTATACCCCCGGTGCCGATGCGCCATGGGGCGATGTCGACGGGGCCCGCGTGGTCGCTCTGGTCCCTGCGGTCGGCGCGCCGGTGCGGATTGCGCCGCGCGGCGATATGCCCGCCGCGCAGGCGGTGGCGGCGGCACGTCTTGCACCGGCAGGTCTGTCGGGCGCAGGGCCGGCGCATATGGCCGCCGCGGCAGAGGGCGATCATGTGCTGTCCTGCCGCGCGGCGCAGCACGACATGGATGTGTGGCTGGCCGAACTGGCGGCGGCGGGGCTGGATGCGGATGCGCTGGTCCCGGCCGCTCTGGTCCTGCCCGCTGCGGACGAAGGCGTGGTGCAGGGTGAGATCGGCGGGCAAATGCTCGCGCGCAGCCGCGATGCCGCCTTTGCCGGAGAGCCCGAGCTGATCGATGCGCTGGCCGCCGGTGGCGTGCGCCGCGAACTGGCGCCCGATGCACTGGCGGCGCGTCTGGCCGAAATATGGCGCGAACCGCCGCTGAATTTGCGTCAGGGTGCCTATGCCCGTCCGCGCGTTTCGTTTTTTCGCTTGCCCGACTGGGCGGGGCTGGCCCGCATGGCGGCAGTGCTGGCGCTGCTCGGTTTCCTGATCCTTGCGGTCGAAATCGTCCGGCTGGAACTCGACAGCAAGGCGCTGGAGGATAAGGCGCTGGCCGCCGCGCAGCAGCGGTTCCCCGCAGTAACCGATCTGGCGAGTGCCGAGGCGCAGGTGAATGCCGAACTGTTGCGGCGCGGGGCAGGGGGCGCCAGTTTCGGCGCGGTTACGTCTGCCGTTTTCGCCGCGATGCAGCCGCTGCCCGATGTGCAGCTTCGTTCGCTCAGCTGGCAGGGCAATGGTACGCTGGCGATCCGCGCCGCCGCGCCGCGCGTAGAGGATATCAATACGATGCTGATCGCCTTGCAGGCCGATGGCTGGGAAGTGACCGTGCCGCCCGAAACCGCGCCCGACGCGACCGGCGCGACCGTCGTC